Proteins from a genomic interval of Arthrobacter sp. CAN_C5:
- a CDS encoding FAD-binding and (Fe-S)-binding domain-containing protein, with product MLLMTILAMPQSLTKALRSCGVQDARDDETTRAAYSSDGSLYRVRPAAVVFPHDADEVMTTLEVCRDRGIPVTSRGAGTSVAGNAIGSGVVLEFSRYMNKVLHLDPDAQTAIVQPGAVHAVLQRRALAEGLRFGPDPSTHSRCTIGGMIGNNACGSRTLAYGRTVDNVSHLDVVTGSGTRLFLGTEGTPSGPETSALRTLVQSELGTIRTELGRFGRQVSGYALEHLLPEHHFDLRRALVGSEGTLAVVLEAGVRLVVDPAYRTMVVLGFADIGSAGDAVMDVMPFRPTACEGLDSRIVDVVRAQKGAAAVPPLPDGAAWLFVEIAGEDPLEVADRALRLSRTAALSARVVSDARESAALWKIREDGAGLAGRSTAGVPAHSGWEDSAVPPEKLGNYLRDFDALLIEHHLMGFPYGHFGDGCVHVRLDVPFDRSDGTALFRSFMTGAAELVASYGGSLSGEHGDGRARSELLPYMYSPAALALFGKVKAVLDPDNLLNPGIIVDPLPLDADVRVAQAAPLKSGLGFGYLHDGGDFSQAVHRCTGVGKCRADSSDGSGVMCPSYLATREEKDSTRGRARVLQEMINKGGAGWRSPEVHDALDLCLSCKGCASDCPTGVDMAAYKAEMLHQSYRRRLRPASHYSLGWLPRWARIASLAPRLINTMSKLPVLGAVGLRLAGVDHRRTIPPFALQTFHSWFQARATSAQHDDAVAQHIAGGADRGVVAPQGPVLLWADSFTNYFTPEVGRAAVRVLEQAGFDVRLPSKPLCCGLTWISTGQLDGARRILGDTVSELQQYALAGIPIVGLEPSCTGVLRSDAMELLGEVAARPVAEATRTLAELLTSVPGWTPPPLEGTTVVAQPHCHHHAVMGWSPDAQILESAGAKVQKLGGCCGLAGNFGVEKGHYEVSVAVAEQQLLPAVRSAAPDTVILADGYSCRTQLSDLSDRQGIHLAQLLDDTTRNS from the coding sequence ATGTTACTCATGACCATTTTAGCAATGCCACAGTCGCTTACCAAAGCCCTGCGTAGTTGTGGGGTGCAGGATGCCCGCGATGACGAGACCACACGTGCCGCATACTCAAGTGATGGCTCCCTGTACCGTGTGCGGCCGGCTGCAGTGGTTTTTCCCCATGATGCTGATGAAGTGATGACCACTTTGGAGGTGTGCCGGGATCGGGGAATCCCTGTGACATCTCGCGGAGCGGGCACTTCCGTGGCTGGCAACGCTATCGGCAGTGGGGTTGTCCTTGAATTCAGTCGTTACATGAACAAGGTGCTACACCTTGACCCTGATGCCCAGACGGCGATTGTTCAGCCAGGCGCCGTGCATGCCGTGTTGCAGCGCAGAGCACTGGCGGAGGGGCTGCGATTCGGGCCTGATCCATCCACCCACAGCCGCTGCACTATTGGTGGCATGATCGGCAACAACGCTTGCGGATCCCGCACTTTGGCCTACGGCCGCACGGTTGACAATGTCAGCCACCTTGATGTGGTGACTGGTTCGGGAACCCGGCTTTTCCTTGGCACCGAGGGAACGCCATCGGGCCCGGAAACAAGCGCGTTGCGCACCCTGGTGCAAAGCGAACTGGGCACCATTCGTACGGAGCTGGGCCGGTTCGGCCGGCAGGTCTCCGGATATGCCCTGGAACATCTACTGCCTGAGCACCATTTCGATCTGAGGCGCGCGTTGGTCGGTAGTGAGGGAACGCTTGCGGTCGTTCTTGAGGCAGGGGTACGGCTGGTCGTTGACCCGGCATACCGGACCATGGTGGTTCTGGGATTCGCCGATATCGGATCGGCCGGTGACGCAGTCATGGATGTCATGCCGTTCCGTCCCACGGCCTGCGAAGGGTTGGACTCCCGGATTGTCGACGTCGTGCGCGCCCAGAAGGGTGCTGCCGCTGTGCCGCCGCTACCCGACGGGGCTGCCTGGCTTTTTGTCGAGATCGCGGGCGAGGACCCATTGGAGGTTGCGGACCGGGCACTTCGCCTGAGCCGGACTGCTGCCTTATCCGCACGGGTTGTCTCCGATGCCCGGGAGTCGGCGGCCTTGTGGAAAATTCGTGAAGACGGCGCAGGACTAGCGGGCCGCTCGACCGCAGGTGTTCCCGCCCATTCGGGATGGGAAGATTCGGCCGTTCCTCCCGAGAAGCTGGGCAATTACCTGAGGGATTTTGATGCCCTGCTGATCGAGCACCACCTTATGGGCTTTCCCTATGGTCATTTCGGCGACGGCTGTGTCCATGTGCGGCTGGACGTGCCCTTCGACCGCAGTGATGGAACCGCATTGTTCCGTAGCTTTATGACCGGTGCCGCAGAGCTGGTCGCAAGCTACGGGGGATCCCTGTCAGGTGAACATGGGGATGGGCGGGCTCGCAGTGAACTGCTCCCTTACATGTACTCACCCGCCGCCCTCGCGCTCTTCGGGAAAGTCAAAGCAGTCCTTGATCCGGACAACCTATTGAATCCGGGAATCATCGTCGATCCGCTGCCCCTCGATGCCGACGTGCGGGTCGCCCAGGCTGCGCCTTTGAAATCCGGCCTCGGGTTTGGTTATCTCCATGACGGAGGCGACTTCAGCCAAGCCGTCCACCGCTGCACTGGAGTGGGAAAGTGCCGCGCTGATAGCTCTGACGGAAGCGGCGTGATGTGCCCGTCCTACCTTGCTACCCGCGAGGAGAAAGATTCTACCCGCGGGCGGGCCCGCGTGCTGCAGGAGATGATTAATAAGGGCGGGGCCGGCTGGCGTTCCCCGGAGGTCCATGATGCTCTCGATCTTTGCCTTTCCTGCAAAGGCTGCGCATCAGACTGTCCCACTGGAGTGGACATGGCTGCCTATAAAGCAGAGATGCTTCACCAAAGCTACCGCCGACGCCTCCGTCCCGCCTCCCACTATTCTCTGGGATGGCTGCCCCGGTGGGCGCGCATCGCTTCCCTCGCCCCCCGCCTGATCAACACCATGTCCAAACTGCCCGTGCTGGGAGCGGTGGGGCTCAGGCTCGCTGGCGTCGACCACCGGCGAACCATACCCCCATTCGCACTTCAGACGTTCCACTCCTGGTTCCAGGCAAGGGCGACATCAGCCCAGCACGACGACGCGGTCGCTCAACACATAGCTGGGGGTGCAGACAGGGGCGTAGTTGCACCCCAAGGTCCGGTGCTGCTCTGGGCGGATTCCTTCACGAACTACTTCACTCCGGAAGTTGGACGAGCCGCTGTCCGGGTGCTGGAACAAGCCGGTTTCGATGTGCGGCTTCCCTCGAAACCGTTGTGCTGTGGTTTGACGTGGATTTCCACCGGCCAGCTTGACGGCGCACGGAGAATTCTCGGCGATACAGTCAGTGAGCTGCAACAATATGCGTTAGCGGGGATTCCCATTGTGGGGCTGGAACCGTCCTGCACCGGCGTGCTCCGCTCGGATGCGATGGAGCTTCTTGGCGAAGTTGCGGCACGCCCCGTTGCGGAAGCCACCCGAACGCTGGCTGAGCTGCTGACTTCGGTTCCCGGATGGACACCGCCACCGTTGGAGGGCACCACGGTGGTTGCCCAACCACATTGCCACCACCACGCAGTCATGGGATGGAGTCCGGATGCGCAAATCTTGGAGAGCGCGGGCGCGAAGGTGCAAAAGCTCGGCGGGTGCTGCGGTCTAGCAGGGAACTTCGGCGTGGAAAAAGGCCACTACGAGGTCTCCGTCGCTGTAGCCGAACAGCAACTGCTTCCCGCGGTACGGTCCGCGGCTCCGGACACTGTGATTCTCGCCGACGGGTACTCCTGCCGCACCCAGCTCTCGGACCTCAGCGATAGGCAGGGCATCCATCTAGCTCAATTGCTGGATGACACAACGCGCAATTCCTGA
- a CDS encoding GntR family transcriptional regulator: MTGIDFGVPTFAPAVSALDATPMSLAERAIKAVRGAVRSGALIPGELYSVYRIAEQLGISRSPVREALLRLAETGMIKFERNRGFRVVLPTPHDIAEIFAIRLALEVPAVRRATLQADIRDRRALRQQYAAMEEAAQIDDEPTFEHHDQKLHALLIDIEGNNRTKNIINNLRDATRLVGASTVRSDRSLLEVLVDHLPIVEAFEAANPEAAAIAMDCHLRTTGRLLLSQALRQSGKQDEELAIWEQLID; the protein is encoded by the coding sequence ATGACCGGTATAGACTTCGGTGTGCCCACTTTCGCCCCTGCCGTATCTGCGTTGGATGCAACTCCGATGTCCCTTGCCGAACGCGCCATCAAGGCGGTGCGGGGCGCCGTTCGCTCGGGAGCCCTCATCCCGGGCGAGCTTTATTCGGTCTACAGGATTGCGGAGCAGCTCGGGATTTCTCGAAGCCCCGTGCGCGAAGCTTTGCTTCGGCTTGCAGAGACGGGCATGATCAAATTTGAGCGGAACCGTGGTTTTCGGGTTGTGTTGCCGACTCCGCACGACATTGCCGAAATATTCGCCATTCGCCTGGCTTTGGAAGTTCCGGCGGTACGACGCGCAACACTTCAGGCCGACATCAGAGACCGACGAGCATTGCGGCAACAGTATGCCGCAATGGAAGAAGCGGCACAGATCGACGATGAGCCGACTTTTGAACACCACGATCAAAAACTGCACGCGTTGCTGATCGACATCGAAGGCAACAACCGCACCAAAAACATCATCAACAACCTTCGGGACGCAACCCGACTAGTGGGGGCCTCCACCGTTCGTTCCGACCGATCTTTGCTGGAAGTCCTCGTGGATCACCTTCCCATCGTCGAAGCGTTTGAGGCAGCTAATCCTGAAGCTGCTGCGATCGCCATGGATTGTCATTTGCGGACGACAGGGCGGTTACTCCTGAGCCAGGCATTACGGCAGAGCGGGAAGCAGGACGAAGAACTTGCTATCTGGGAACAACTCATTGATTGA
- a CDS encoding IclR family transcriptional regulator C-terminal domain-containing protein — MSKLTDNVRERTHLTVLSDGEVLTVRSESSWRSIEAQGWVGRTVSVSRSSSGMALLLDHEDEQILEIVRADPQGSRKQAAAFQEGIKLSRQRQYTLANRIFDPEIIGIGTPVRDFSGRIIAALNISGPALRIEKHIPLFVTHLLAAAASLRHPDPTTTMASG; from the coding sequence GTGTCTAAGCTCACGGACAATGTTCGTGAGCGCACGCACTTGACGGTCCTGAGCGACGGAGAAGTGCTGACCGTCCGGTCCGAGAGTTCATGGCGGTCAATCGAAGCGCAGGGGTGGGTGGGCCGAACGGTCTCCGTGAGTCGAAGTTCCAGTGGTATGGCGTTGCTGTTGGACCATGAGGACGAGCAGATTCTGGAGATTGTCCGCGCCGATCCTCAGGGTTCCAGAAAGCAAGCCGCTGCGTTTCAAGAGGGAATCAAGTTATCGCGGCAGCGCCAGTACACGCTCGCTAACCGGATCTTTGACCCTGAGATCATCGGCATAGGCACACCTGTACGCGATTTCTCAGGAAGGATCATAGCCGCACTGAACATATCCGGTCCGGCGCTGCGGATTGAGAAACACATACCGCTGTTCGTCACGCACCTGCTGGCAGCTGCGGCGAGCCTTCGGCATCCGGATCCGACGACGACGATGGCATCGGGATAG
- a CDS encoding class F sortase, whose translation MPVLSASDPVSFSIPAIGAGSELLSLGLRDNGSLEVPPDGPGAPASWYNDSPTPGERGPAVLLGHVNATDSGPGIFADLRKLKPGDTIDVLREDGTTATFTVDRGEQYARDAFPTQTVYGNTEGPELRLITCDGYDPDTGEFDDNYVVYAKLVT comes from the coding sequence TTGCCGGTCCTATCGGCGTCGGACCCGGTGTCGTTCAGTATTCCCGCCATCGGCGCGGGATCGGAGCTACTGAGCCTCGGCCTACGCGATAACGGCTCGCTCGAAGTTCCCCCGGACGGGCCCGGAGCACCCGCCAGCTGGTATAATGACTCCCCCACACCCGGTGAACGCGGACCCGCGGTCCTCCTCGGACACGTCAACGCCACCGACAGCGGCCCCGGAATCTTCGCGGACCTGCGCAAACTCAAGCCCGGTGACACCATCGACGTGCTCCGTGAAGATGGCACCACAGCAACCTTTACCGTCGACCGCGGTGAGCAATACGCTAGAGACGCGTTCCCCACCCAGACGGTATACGGCAACACCGAAGGACCCGAACTACGCCTGATCACCTGCGACGGATACGACCCGGACACCGGCGAATTCGACGACAACTACGTCGTCTACGCAAAACTGGTCACCTAA
- a CDS encoding CHRD domain-containing protein, which produces MSFLAVPTLALGALAMASSPAIAHDGEDHSYSSTLGQLNGTTGSGTITVDVKGDQATVNLQVSGLAETFMDAPYPHVQHIHGGALGECPIPADDENGDGILNTSDGTRAYGGILTTLTTSGATGPEEGLNLELGGQGGSYTIQRTFDLNAETKASLEAGTAVVVVHGLDPATAGVSEEVFNSTSDISPDLPLGATSPALCGTLVASQMGDMPAGGADTGVAQETGSNTGALALGGGLVLAAAAGGTFLVRRSNAAKA; this is translated from the coding sequence ATGAGTTTCCTTGCAGTACCCACCCTCGCCCTCGGCGCCCTGGCCATGGCATCGTCGCCGGCCATAGCGCACGACGGTGAAGACCACTCTTACTCCTCGACCCTGGGCCAGCTCAACGGCACCACCGGCTCCGGTACCATCACCGTTGATGTCAAGGGCGACCAGGCCACCGTGAACCTCCAGGTATCCGGCCTCGCCGAAACCTTCATGGACGCCCCGTACCCCCACGTCCAGCACATCCACGGCGGAGCCCTCGGCGAATGCCCCATACCCGCTGATGACGAAAACGGCGACGGCATCCTCAACACCTCCGACGGCACGCGCGCCTACGGCGGCATCCTCACCACCCTGACCACCAGCGGAGCTACCGGCCCCGAAGAAGGCTTGAACCTCGAGCTCGGCGGCCAAGGCGGCAGCTACACCATCCAGCGCACCTTCGACCTCAACGCCGAGACCAAGGCTTCCCTCGAAGCCGGCACCGCCGTCGTCGTCGTCCACGGCCTGGACCCAGCAACTGCCGGGGTCTCCGAGGAAGTGTTCAACTCAACCAGTGACATCTCCCCAGACCTGCCCCTCGGCGCCACCTCACCTGCACTGTGTGGAACCCTCGTAGCCTCACAGATGGGCGACATGCCTGCCGGTGGCGCTGACACCGGTGTCGCCCAGGAAACCGGTTCCAACACCGGCGCACTCGCCCTCGGTGGCGGCCTAGTCCTGGCAGCAGCAGCCGGCGGAACCTTCCTGGTTCGCCGCAGCAACGCCGCCAAGGCATAA
- a CDS encoding sigma factor-like helix-turn-helix DNA-binding protein yields the protein MATYTPDFDQTAETAINRLEEQESTRSLQTLSPTQREAINLVYSDELIYQQVGADLCLPLSTAETRIRDGLIRLKAVSNIPNPPGVAAYSYSAKG from the coding sequence GTGGCAACCTACACTCCGGATTTTGATCAGACAGCCGAAACAGCAATCAACCGGCTCGAAGAACAGGAGAGCACCCGATCCCTCCAAACCCTCAGTCCCACCCAACGTGAAGCGATCAATTTGGTCTACTCCGACGAGCTCATCTACCAGCAAGTCGGCGCCGACCTCTGCCTTCCACTATCAACAGCCGAAACCCGCATCCGCGACGGGCTCATTCGCTTGAAAGCAGTATCGAACATACCTAACCCACCTGGTGTGGCTGCTTACTCTTACTCCGCGAAAGGGTAA
- a CDS encoding cupredoxin domain-containing protein — translation MITSNKVLSVAFTAALIAGAGLGSAGAALAAPSPVSQSVPAMTTGQMSISIDDFVFSGPGTVNPGGEITVTNNDSEAHTVTADDGSFDVTIPGGESATFTAPSVIGSYGFFCKFHGNMKGTLTVGAESMAPAPAAPTTPAVPAPAAPAPEVAESGSAGHSGMDQMGAVPRGGADTGVMNEASDGSTIIALGGGLVLLAAAGGTFAVRRRSSNS, via the coding sequence ATGATCACCAGTAACAAAGTTCTCAGCGTCGCTTTCACCGCAGCCCTGATCGCAGGAGCCGGCCTGGGATCCGCCGGGGCCGCATTGGCCGCCCCTAGCCCGGTCTCCCAATCAGTGCCGGCGATGACCACCGGGCAAATGTCTATCAGCATCGACGACTTCGTGTTTTCCGGGCCGGGCACCGTTAACCCGGGCGGTGAGATTACCGTGACGAACAACGACAGCGAAGCCCACACGGTGACCGCCGATGACGGTTCCTTCGATGTCACCATCCCCGGCGGGGAAAGCGCCACTTTCACCGCCCCGAGCGTAATTGGGAGCTATGGGTTTTTCTGCAAGTTCCACGGCAACATGAAAGGCACCCTCACCGTCGGTGCTGAATCCATGGCGCCGGCCCCGGCAGCGCCCACGACACCGGCAGTACCAGCTCCGGCGGCACCGGCACCCGAGGTCGCAGAGTCCGGCAGTGCCGGACACAGCGGGATGGACCAGATGGGTGCTGTCCCCCGGGGCGGCGCCGATACCGGAGTGATGAACGAAGCAAGTGACGGGTCAACGATCATCGCGCTGGGTGGGGGTCTGGTCCTCCTCGCCGCAGCCGGTGGAACCTTTGCTGTCCGCCGCCGGAGCAGCAACTCCTAA
- a CDS encoding cupredoxin domain-containing protein — MKVRNGISAFLLAGLLTGTAACGSETGPSSSEATTAPNEAAAPESATATTGAPGASASGSASAEAAPAEEAMITIKDFEYEMPETIAPGTMVTVVNEDDAPHTVTAQDDGGFDVDVPAGETVTFTAPEEAGDYAIICTYHPEMSGALVIS; from the coding sequence ATGAAGGTACGTAACGGAATATCAGCTTTTCTGCTTGCCGGGCTTCTCACCGGAACCGCCGCCTGCGGTTCAGAGACCGGGCCAAGCAGCTCCGAGGCGACCACGGCGCCCAACGAAGCCGCGGCACCGGAATCAGCTACCGCGACCACCGGAGCGCCCGGAGCCTCCGCTTCGGGGTCGGCTTCTGCGGAAGCAGCGCCTGCTGAGGAGGCCATGATCACCATCAAGGACTTCGAATACGAGATGCCTGAAACCATCGCACCCGGCACCATGGTGACGGTGGTCAACGAGGACGACGCCCCGCACACGGTCACGGCGCAGGACGACGGCGGGTTCGACGTCGACGTCCCAGCTGGTGAAACGGTGACCTTTACCGCCCCCGAGGAAGCCGGCGACTACGCGATCATCTGCACCTACCACCCCGAGATGTCCGGCGCCCTGGTCATCTCATAA
- a CDS encoding ATP-binding protein, whose protein sequence is MQPSPYTPGEVARVVPGRAQQLAEVDERLSTLVDLGRLVGRLRVDHAPRGYGKTSLLREYQRRATARGVLTVWITAGEEQGLVSQIAQEIDRAARSFGDSARTRVKGLLDTLTVTVGIPGVAHVAGTMRRPGPTGEPAGVRTFEDVIRETAAQSHGLVLFIDEIQAADPTGLRTLVYAWQHLQAEGSDVPAAVFAAGLPNAPETIAAVVTFSERIAYRPLGPLSPDAEEIALIGPARALGVTWTAPAVGLALSIAQGYPYSVQLIADAAWVAAGRPDPGGVISVEAVEHGRVAMRSDLDALFRARWGSCSPAERRMLNAMASVGDGQVSRASIADLLSVSSNQLSTPRARLIYKGLIQPADRGQLEFTIPGFAGFVRERDD, encoded by the coding sequence ATGCAGCCGAGTCCATACACCCCAGGCGAGGTCGCTCGTGTTGTGCCCGGGAGGGCGCAGCAGCTTGCTGAGGTCGATGAACGCTTATCGACGCTGGTTGACCTCGGTCGGCTCGTCGGCCGGCTCCGGGTCGATCATGCACCCCGTGGATATGGCAAAACATCGTTGCTGCGCGAGTATCAGCGGCGAGCTACGGCACGCGGCGTACTCACGGTCTGGATTACCGCAGGCGAGGAACAGGGCCTGGTCTCGCAGATCGCTCAAGAGATCGATCGGGCCGCGCGGTCGTTCGGAGACTCGGCCCGAACCCGGGTGAAGGGCCTCCTCGACACGCTGACGGTGACGGTGGGTATCCCCGGCGTTGCTCATGTCGCGGGAACAATGCGACGGCCCGGCCCAACAGGAGAACCCGCTGGTGTGCGCACATTCGAGGACGTCATACGGGAGACGGCAGCGCAGAGCCACGGGTTGGTTCTCTTCATCGATGAGATCCAAGCCGCAGACCCTACGGGACTTCGAACGCTCGTGTACGCGTGGCAACATCTCCAGGCGGAGGGCTCAGACGTCCCTGCCGCGGTATTCGCGGCCGGGCTACCCAACGCACCGGAGACGATCGCTGCTGTCGTCACGTTCAGTGAACGCATTGCGTATCGCCCTCTCGGACCGCTGAGCCCAGACGCGGAGGAGATCGCGCTCATTGGGCCAGCGAGGGCACTGGGTGTGACGTGGACTGCACCCGCAGTCGGTCTCGCGCTCTCTATTGCTCAGGGGTACCCGTATTCAGTGCAGTTGATCGCTGATGCCGCATGGGTCGCCGCTGGACGCCCGGACCCAGGTGGCGTCATTAGTGTGGAAGCCGTCGAGCATGGGCGCGTAGCGATGCGCTCCGACCTGGACGCACTTTTCCGGGCGCGATGGGGCAGTTGCTCTCCCGCCGAGCGACGCATGCTCAACGCCATGGCATCGGTCGGGGACGGACAGGTATCGCGGGCGTCGATCGCTGATCTCCTCAGCGTATCGAGCAACCAATTATCGACGCCCCGGGCACGTTTGATCTACAAGGGACTCATTCAACCGGCGGACCGTGGTCAGCTGGAGTTCACTATCCCGGGATTTGCCGGGTTCGTGCGGGAACGCGACGACTGA
- a CDS encoding ISL3 family transposase, with product MFHATFRSPDLTTFCRLDELGLEATGQHLSRDHAVLACRVVDPDDWCRNCGCQGVPRDTVTRQLAHEPFGWRPTTLLVKVRRYKCSGCGQVWRQDTSKAADSRAKLSRRGLRWALEGIVCQHLTVARVAEGLGVSWNTANKAVLAEGKRVLIDDPHRFDGGKVIGVDEHVWRHTRRGDKYVSVIIDLTPIRDGTGPSRLLDMVEGRSKQVFATWLKARPQQWRDRIEVAAMDGFSGFKSAAAEELPEAVPVMDPFHVIRLAGEALDSCRRRVQQQSCGHRGRAGDPLYSARLTLHTGADLLTDKQRTRLQSLFTTDTHVEVEASWGIYQRMVAAYREADRAKGRTLMEAVITSLGTGVPTALAELKTLGRTLNRRAPDVLAYFDLPGTSNGPTEAINGRLEHLRGSALGFRNLTNYIARSLLESGGFRPRLHSQF from the coding sequence GTGTTCCACGCTACCTTCCGCAGCCCTGACCTGACCACATTCTGTCGGCTCGACGAACTTGGACTCGAGGCCACGGGGCAGCATCTGAGCCGCGATCACGCCGTTCTTGCTTGCCGTGTTGTTGACCCAGATGACTGGTGCCGTAACTGTGGGTGCCAAGGCGTCCCTCGGGACACGGTGACCCGCCAGCTCGCTCACGAACCCTTCGGCTGGCGCCCGACCACGCTGCTGGTCAAAGTTCGCAGATACAAATGTTCCGGGTGCGGACAGGTGTGGCGGCAGGACACGTCCAAAGCCGCCGATTCACGGGCGAAACTCTCCCGCCGCGGGCTGCGGTGGGCGTTGGAGGGAATCGTGTGTCAACACCTCACGGTCGCCCGCGTCGCCGAAGGGCTGGGCGTGAGCTGGAATACTGCCAACAAAGCTGTCCTGGCCGAAGGTAAGCGTGTGCTCATTGATGATCCGCACCGGTTCGACGGGGGCAAAGTCATCGGTGTTGATGAGCATGTTTGGCGGCACACCCGCCGCGGGGACAAGTACGTGAGCGTAATCATCGATCTGACCCCGATCCGTGATGGCACCGGACCGTCCCGCCTGCTGGATATGGTCGAAGGCCGCTCAAAACAAGTCTTCGCCACGTGGCTAAAAGCACGCCCGCAACAATGGCGGGACAGGATCGAGGTCGCGGCCATGGACGGGTTCTCCGGATTTAAGAGCGCCGCGGCCGAAGAACTTCCCGAGGCTGTTCCGGTGATGGATCCCTTCCATGTCATCCGCCTGGCTGGAGAGGCTTTGGATAGCTGCCGACGGCGCGTTCAGCAACAGTCCTGCGGGCACCGTGGGCGTGCTGGCGACCCGCTGTATTCGGCCAGGCTAACGCTTCACACCGGGGCGGATCTGCTCACCGATAAGCAACGCACGCGTCTTCAATCCCTGTTCACAACGGACACCCACGTCGAGGTAGAAGCGAGCTGGGGGATCTACCAGCGCATGGTTGCCGCCTACCGGGAAGCGGACCGGGCCAAGGGACGGACGTTGATGGAAGCAGTCATCACATCCCTGGGCACAGGTGTTCCCACCGCCCTCGCTGAGCTCAAAACCCTCGGGCGAACTCTCAACCGCCGGGCCCCAGACGTCCTTGCCTACTTCGACCTACCCGGGACCTCAAATGGGCCAACCGAAGCCATCAACGGCCGCCTGGAACACCTCCGCGGCTCCGCCCTGGGCTTCCGGAACCTCACCAACTACATCGCCAGATCACTACTCGAATCCGGCGGATTCAGACCGCGACTACACTCTCAATTCTGA
- a CDS encoding diacylglycerol kinase family protein has product MDSPRVFDTVSIIFNPNSTGDAPKLASELYEQLGELLPDETDIRLQPTEHAVHAIDLSRDAAAVGNTLVVSVSGDGGYNEGSTA; this is encoded by the coding sequence ATGGATTCGCCCCGAGTGTTCGACACAGTATCGATCATTTTCAATCCCAACAGCACCGGTGATGCGCCGAAGCTGGCTAGCGAACTGTATGAGCAGTTGGGCGAGCTCCTGCCCGATGAAACCGACATCCGGTTGCAGCCGACGGAGCATGCCGTGCATGCCATTGATTTGTCGCGGGATGCTGCTGCCGTTGGCAATACCCTGGTGGTGTCCGTCAGTGGTGATGGTGGGTATAACGAAGGGTCAACGGCGTGA
- a CDS encoding diacylglycerol kinase, whose product MDSGSQDAVCTVLAAGNANDHSRVMGRKPLAEAVSEGNVRRIDLLRVSTGDNSTVRAEYAQSYIGFGLTPIMAIDLEKGSKGAIKEMFSVVRTFSKFRPFEIRQKDGVRRKFDSLVFANISQMAKYATLIEADDHPSDGKFGVITFAHMAKWRILPHCAACHHQRSGGLAEHGELPFHDSQTHPVTNRRGSEIGCRTYQRPDPSLPCALATLG is encoded by the coding sequence ATGGACAGCGGTAGCCAGGACGCGGTGTGCACTGTATTGGCTGCTGGAAATGCCAATGACCACAGCCGGGTGATGGGCAGGAAGCCACTGGCTGAGGCCGTTAGCGAAGGCAACGTCCGGCGCATCGACCTGCTGCGTGTCAGCACCGGAGACAACTCGACGGTTCGCGCTGAGTACGCTCAGTCCTACATCGGCTTTGGTCTCACTCCGATCATGGCCATCGATCTGGAGAAGGGCAGCAAGGGCGCAATTAAGGAGATGTTTTCCGTCGTGCGAACTTTCTCGAAATTCAGGCCGTTCGAGATTCGCCAGAAAGACGGAGTGCGCCGGAAATTCGACAGTCTGGTGTTCGCGAATATTTCCCAGATGGCGAAGTACGCAACGCTAATTGAAGCCGACGATCATCCATCCGATGGGAAATTCGGAGTCATCACCTTTGCGCACATGGCCAAGTGGCGGATACTCCCTCACTGCGCTGCATGCCACCACCAAAGGTCTGGGGGATTAGCCGAGCATGGAGAGCTACCATTTCACGACTCTCAAACCCATCCCGTAACAAATCGACGGGGGAGTGAAATCGGTTGCCGCACATACCAACGTCCGGATCCTAGCCTGCCGTGTGCTCTGGCCACCCTTGGCTAG